A window of Pedobacter lusitanus contains these coding sequences:
- a CDS encoding SRPBCC domain-containing protein, whose protein sequence is MAQATRITVGATANVPVAKVWKAWNTPDDIIQWNTPDAGWHTPSSENNLTVGGKFKHRMEAKDGSFGFDFEGIYDEVELHQEIAYTLSDERKVVTVFAEQDGKTTITTTFDAETENDPEFQKQGWQAILNNFVKYVESAN, encoded by the coding sequence ATGGCACAAGCAACAAGAATTACAGTAGGAGCAACAGCAAATGTTCCCGTAGCAAAAGTTTGGAAAGCGTGGAATACTCCGGATGACATTATCCAATGGAATACTCCAGACGCAGGCTGGCATACCCCAAGCAGTGAAAACAACCTGACAGTAGGAGGTAAGTTTAAGCACAGAATGGAAGCCAAAGACGGCAGTTTCGGTTTTGACTTTGAAGGTATTTACGACGAAGTTGAATTACATCAGGAAATTGCGTATACCCTGAGTGACGAAAGAAAGGTCGTTACCGTGTTTGCGGAACAAGATGGTAAAACCACTATAACAACCACATTTGATGCTGAAACAGAAAATGACCCTGAATTTCAGAAGCAAGGATGGCAAGCTATCCTGAACAACTTTGTGAAATATGTTGAATCAGCGAATTAA